AGGATAAGGCTAACCAGTTTCAAGTTATGGTGAACCAACAGCAAACCCTGCTGCAGGCcatgcaacaacaacaagcacagcagcagcagcagaGCCAAAATCTTCACATGATAATGGCTCAACAAAACCAGGCCATAATGGCTCTGTTAGAAAAAGTAATACCAAAGCACTGAACatgtatttctttgcttttttactaTGTCTAGGATTGAACACTAATGAGATTCAATTTCCTCATGATAAGTATCACAAAGTTTCCTCACTAGTTAAGTCACCAAAACACGAACAATTCTTTGAAATATGAAGTTATATGAAGACTTCAAATAACCCTGCCAAATACGACTCCTAATTATACAATACTTGCGTTCAATCCTGGACATAAGTGACTATACTATCCTTTTCAGTTGGAGAATTTTCAAATCCAAAGAAGATGTTCTGATTAATTATCGTTTACATTACTATCGTTGTTTTAATAAATCTTGGTAGTTGTATTGTGCAAGCGGAGATGTTGCGAAGCCGGAATACCATGTTAGCGAACATGGGTAAACGAACGGATCGCAAATGGAAGCATTTAAGTTGGCTTATGCACAGGAAGAGCAACAACAAACCCTATGATGGCTTTATTAGAAACATTTATTAGAAACAGTTACCAAgaagtaaactttaaaatatccTTGTAGCCAACTAATCAGATGACCTTCGTTTCACTACACGTTGTTGAACCTTTACCTTTGTAAAGACTGCATTATGTTGGGTTCTCTTTAAATCGAATTTTCTAATGATTCAAGCAAAAGTTTGATTTACGAACAAACTTCCAAGCCTGGAATTCTAAAACGTATATACTTGATTTGCTGAAGAAACctttaaaactaataaaaatagTCAGCGAGTTGTTTGTTCAAGCGAAATACTGCTGAAGGGTAGGgggatcaaaaccaaaaaattccGATGTTGTGTTGCCATAAAGACACGTGAGAGCATTTCTTAACAAAGCACATACAATGTACATCTTGCCAACGCTGCTCAAACcgatttttaaattcttcttaaagtcaataaatttaaagtaatttacaATGTCACCAAACAGCCATTCCACTGAAGATCGGACGGAACTCATGGAAGAATTGTATGCCTCCATCTGTGGCGTTAAAAGAGCATTCCGAAATGGTGCTTGAAGATGGACACGAAGGGGATAGGCGGGGTCTCCATAAATACATAGTGGATCGCCAACTCGTGAAAATGCAAACGCTTGTAGATTGGCAAGAAGGTTAGAGTCGGCTAACATTCCTGCATCGTGCTTCCTTCCCTCTGAAAGggacaaacaaataaaaagcttCAGAAATGTGGGCTTTTGTTCCACGAATTAACTTTATTGGCAAAAAGTCAAATCGTACTTACCGACCGGTCCAAACATATTCGCAATAAGGCCATTAGGAAGTGCGACAGATTGAAACTTGATGGCATGGACACGTTTGTGACCATTATAGAGAACCCTCTGGTTTTCTCCCGGTCGTGTAATTGGTCTGACAGTTCCATCAACAAAGCCAAAGCAGTTGTCGAGTGGAGCCCCTTTTCTAGATACAGCATAGGTGTACTCTTCCAATGATCTTGGGTTAAGAAGATCGTGATTCCACTGAAGAATTCGCCGCCCATGTGTATCATATATGAAATCAAGGACTTGGTTTGTTACCATGCTAAGAACCGGTATGGGACGACCAAATCTATGGACCATGTCCGCGTATCGACAAGGATAACtcaacctttttaaaagcaTGCACAAGGCTTCCATACCATCAGCTACACTCCCTTGTGGACACTTGAACATGGGTGGAATTTGAAGCACGTCGGCAAGCAGTGGCAGATGAGATTTCTCAAAGCGAAATTCGGTTATACACTCATCATTTGACATGCTTTCGAGATCAAACAAAGGGTACTCGTCGTAAGGTAAATCTAAGTTGTTTGGCCGGTATAAGTCGCTTAAGATAAAATATTCTTCATCGGAGATTATATTCTCGCAGTAGCATATGAGCAAATCGTCTTGAACCTGTTTAAATGAGCTCATTTTCAGAAGAAAAATCGAGTTCACAGAGATAGATGCTGAATACGTACCCGTATTGGGAAGCCGCGAacttaatgtttaaaattgGCGCGAAGGTACGGCGTACTCACCCCAGTCTTTCCCGGTAAACTCCGCCGTACTACAGCCTAGCCGTACCAtatcttaaagtccctatttCTAAACAGTTACGCAGCCATCACAAAACGCCACTCATGATGTCTTTGAAAGAAGTTCGAAATCAACTTTTGATTAGCCACGATGATGGTGTGATAAACGATGAGGAACTTCTACTCTTGTACGATTTAAACAGGTCCGATAATGTTGATCTTTCGTACAATTCAATTCtccttttgtaaaaatgtagacatcacttacaataattgaagtaatccacccacccaaaaaaaataactcttacatacatagcatgcctatgtttaatTTTGCGATGTGCTTTTACAACAGAAAATTCCACAATGGAGTATACCAAAGATCAACTGAACTACTTCCGAATATGTTACATCACCTTCAATTTGATTGTGGGAGCATTAAGAAAAGTCTTCAAAGGAGAATGGGATTCCCGTTACAAAGCGAGGCTGGGTGAATGGGAAGACACCGCAAAGAATGGTCTGGACTTCTTCAACAAAGAATCCAAAAAGCCGAGTCATGGGCGAAAAGCTGCTTACCTGGTAACAATAAAGAATGGGAAAACAGACGAATGGGACTGTAGTTGCctattttttgctcttttgtgcTCGTCTAGCATTGGTTCATTAATTAGCGCGACCACCAGAAGTGCTATCGATGATCTTCGTCAAGTCAGAAATAATATTGCCCATATCAGTGGGGCAACTCTTACTGACACACAGTTTCAGAATCGCGTGGGGATAGTTTTAAATGCTTTTAAGTCTTTGAGTCTTCCAATCTCTGACATCGAAACGGTTAAAAATCAGAAAAGTTTTCCTACAGCAGAAGTCAACGGCTTGAAGGCACAGGCAGCAAATCTCCAGGCAGAATTACAAACAGCGAAGTCCGATGTCCAAGACGTTAAAGACGCAATCAAAGcgaaagaggaagaaaatctgACGCTTACCTCTGAGTTAAAAGAAGcgaaagaagaaatgaaatgtctAACAGAAGAAATCAATCGCAAAGTCGAGTCTTTCTGTCTTTTTACATCTAGCCCACCACACCCAATCATCCTGCGGAGGAAGGACGTCACAAAAATCATGGGAAAATTGAAAGTACTTGAAGAAAGATCTAACAGAGCAGTTAGTACCGTTTATCTATCGGGAATACCAGGATGCGGAAAAAGTCAAGTTGCAAGACAGATCGGAGAACAGTTCTTCACAACTAAATCCGGCGAAAGTAAAGGTTTGACATTTGTTGCAACCCTTAATGCTGAAAGTCTCAAGACTCTTACTGATTCGTACTTATCTTTGGCTAAAAAATTGGGAATTACGGAGTATACAGTAAGTAAGCTGGCTATTACAGTACAGCTGGGGAGCGCAGGTAAAACAATTCGACATCTACAGCGTTTGATCAGACCGATTACTAATCTTTTCTCCAACTGGTTGATGATTGCTGATAACGTAGAGGACTTGCCCCTAGTCCGTAGCTTTCTTCCTCAGACTGGTTGTAAAGACTGGGGTCTCGGTCAGGTTCTGATTACAACTCAAGATGCCAGTGCCATCCCAACAAGTGCCCCTCATACCTACCACGAGTCACTGAGCGCAGGTATGATGTTGGATGATGCAGTACAGCTCCTAAAAGTAGTATCGCAAATCGTTTTCAGTCATGAACAAGCTGAAGAGGTTGTTGAGGTTCTGGAGTTTCAGCCACTCGCTTTAGCAGCTGCTGCATTTTACGTCAATGATGTTGTGAAACATGGCTCCCCAAACTTCGTATGGAAGAATTATCTGGAAGTCTGTTCTCGTGGTAAACGTGAAAGTACAGAAAAACTTCTTGCCACGGAAAGCGAAGCGTACCCCAAGACAATGACCACCTCTATAAAAATGGCACTAAAAACGTTTTCGGACAGAGAAGACGTTCTACGGAAGACATTCCTTCTCTTTTCGCTAATTGCTTCAGACCCTCTTCCCATAGAAGTCGCTGTTGACTTTGTCAGGGCTCAAACCTCAGGCAACACAGACGAGCTAATCAGAGCGAAGATTCTAAAATCCTCCTTGATTACTTGTTTGTACAATGAAAACGGGACTCCTGGATATTTAAAGGTACACAACACGGTATTTCAAATCCTCAAGGAAACTTCGACATCTTTttcagaaagagaaagagttCCCAGCATATGTCATGCTATCAGTGGTCTCCATTCTTTAACTGAATCAGAGCGAGGTAATTCGTTCCAGAGTCCAGAAGTCTGTGTCAAACTCCGAAAAGTTACAGCCCACAGTAAATGCTTACATAACATTCTTAACCCTCCTATTTCATTTAAATCGACTTTAATGAAACGAATAACATCCTTCATTACTCTGAACACGATTGTTTTGTGGCTTTCGGGAACAGCTGCTGTTTGTTGTGACCTGAGCAATCCTTCAGACGCAAATCTGTTTTCTACATCAGCTCGTGACCTAGCTGTAGACAGTGACAGCTTGGTGAGGGCAAACGCACTCACGGTACACGGCAGGGTGTTAATGATGTTATGTCACCATAATATTTCCATTCGAGTCTTTGAAAGAGCTATCGagatttacaaaaaaagtgATGGAGCAGAAAACCCAAAGCTAATAAATGCGTATAATGACTTAGGAAATATTTATCGAATAACCGGAAACTACCATGCTGCTAAAGAATGTTTTGAGAAGGCAATCGAAATTATAGAAAAGAGCCATTTCGAGGTAACTGCTGAGGTAGCAGACGTATATCAGAAGATGGGCAATCTTTTGCATGACTTGGGAAAGAATACTATAGCAAAGGATTATTTCGAGAATGCTCTCAATATCAGCAAAAGTATTTACGGGGAGACAGATGCTCATGTAGCAAAATGTTATAACAGCCTAGCAGTTGTTTACGTTGAACTCGGAAAGTACATTGAGTCTAAAGAATGCCTTGAAAAAGCACTGGCCATCCAGAAAGAAATTTACGGCGAGGAACATGGTGATGTAGCGACTAGTTACAGCCACTTGGGGATTTTTCACAGAAAACTCGAAAACTTCATCGAAGCTAAAGATTACTTCGAGAAAGCGCTGATGATCATAAAGAAGATTTACTACCCAGAACATGCAGATCTGGCGGTTATTTTTGACAACTTTGGAACTCTTTAC
The sequence above is a segment of the Pocillopora verrucosa isolate sample1 chromosome 13, ASM3666991v2, whole genome shotgun sequence genome. Coding sequences within it:
- the LOC131787428 gene encoding uncharacterized protein encodes the protein MEYTKDQLNYFRICYITFNLIVGALRKVFKGEWDSRYKARLGEWEDTAKNGLDFFNKESKKPSHGRKAAYLVTIKNGKTDEWDCSCLFFALLCSSSIGSLISATTRSAIDDLRQVRNNIAHISGATLTDTQFQNRVGIVLNAFKSLSLPISDIETVKNQKSFPTAEVNGLKAQAANLQAELQTAKSDVQDVKDAIKAKEEENLTLTSELKEAKEEMKCLTEEINRKVESFCLFTSSPPHPIILRRKDVTKIMGKLKVLEERSNRAVSTVYLSGIPGCGKSQVARQIGEQFFTTKSGESKGLTFVATLNAESLKTLTDSYLSLAKKLGITEYTVSKLAITVQLGSAGKTIRHLQRLIRPITNLFSNWLMIADNVEDLPLVRSFLPQTGCKDWGLGQVLITTQDASAIPTSAPHTYHESLSAGMMLDDAVQLLKVVSQIVFSHEQAEEVVEVLEFQPLALAAAAFYVNDVVKHGSPNFVWKNYLEVCSRGKRESTEKLLATESEAYPKTMTTSIKMALKTFSDREDVLRKTFLLFSLIASDPLPIEVAVDFVRAQTSGNTDELIRAKILKSSLITCLYNENGTPGYLKVHNTVFQILKETSTSFSERERVPSICHAISGLHSLTESERGNSFQSPEVCVKLRKVTAHSKCLHNILNPPISFKSTLMKRITSFITLNTIVLWLSGTAAVCCDLSNPSDANLFSTSARDLAVDSDSLVRANALTVHGRVLMMLCHHNISIRVFERAIEIYKKSDGAENPKLINAYNDLGNIYRITGNYHAAKECFEKAIEIIEKSHFEVTAEVADVYQKMGNLLHDLGKNTIAKDYFENALNISKSIYGETDAHVAKCYNSLAVVYVELGKYIESKECLEKALAIQKEIYGEEHGDVATSYSHLGIFHRKLENFIEAKDYFEKALMIIKKIYYPEHADLAVIFDNFGTLYSDLGNYNEAKESHKKALVIRRKIYHDEHADVATSYNNLGTVYSKLKKNNKAKECYEKALIIRKKIYDEEHSHIASSYNNLGIVYSNLGKFNEAKKYYQKALVIMKKVYDEEHADVASNYSNLGTVYAEVGSYKEAKEYHEKALTIRKKIQNEEHSHVAASYNNLGIVNSHCGKHIEALEYFEKALAIRKKIFGEEHTDIAESYHNLGVVYSHLAKYNEAKEHYEKALFIWRKIYGEEHGDVAASYNSLGVVYGNLGKYSEAKEYLKKALIIREKIYREEHADVAASYNNLGVVYGNLGEDSKAKKLYEKALFILKKIYYVGHELVAAIYRNLVIVCSQRGEHSEAKNYFKKVLVIVNSSDEVHSAEATSSINPGNIDNRLRRVMNAKNSKRKH
- the LOC131770367 gene encoding uncharacterized protein, which codes for MSSFKQVQDDLLICYCENIISDEEYFILSDLYRPNNLDLPYDEYPLFDLESMSNDECITEFRFEKSHLPLLADVLQIPPMFKCPQGSVADGMEALCMLLKRLSYPCRYADMVHRFGRPIPVLSMVTNQVLDFIYDTHGRRILQWNHDLLNPRSLEEYTYAVSRKGAPLDNCFGFVDGTVRPITRPGENQRVLYNGHKRVHAIKFQSVALPNGLIANMFGPVEGRKHDAGMLADSNLLANLQAFAFSRVGDPLCIYGDPAYPLRVHLQAPFRNALLTPQMEAYNSSMSSVRSSVEWLFGDIVNYFKFIDFKKNLKIGLSSVGKMYIVCALLRNALTCLYGNTTSEFFGFDPPTLQQYFA